The following proteins come from a genomic window of Ornithinimicrobium cryptoxanthini:
- a CDS encoding ABC transporter ATP-binding protein, giving the protein MSDVLEFAGVGVRRGGNALLDDIDWSVEEGERWVVIGPNGAGKTTLLQIAAARIHPTTGVAGILGEVLGTVDVFDLRPRIGLASAALAERIPPEEVVRDVVVTASWAVTGRWREEYDVMDTGRADELLRTMGVSQLADRRFSTLSEGERKRVQIARALMTDPELMLLDEPAAGLDLRGREELVGRLSVLALDLESPAMVLVTHHVEEIPPGFTDILMLREGRIVAAGPLEVTLTAENLSTTFDLPLVVEKHGERWLARAA; this is encoded by the coding sequence ATGAGCGACGTCCTCGAATTTGCTGGTGTCGGCGTGCGCCGTGGCGGCAACGCCCTCCTCGACGACATCGACTGGTCGGTGGAAGAGGGGGAGCGGTGGGTGGTCATCGGCCCCAACGGCGCGGGCAAGACCACCCTGCTGCAGATCGCGGCTGCCCGGATCCACCCGACGACCGGTGTGGCGGGCATCCTCGGGGAGGTGCTCGGCACGGTTGACGTCTTTGACCTGCGCCCGCGGATCGGCCTGGCCAGCGCAGCCCTGGCCGAGCGGATCCCGCCCGAGGAGGTGGTGCGCGACGTCGTCGTCACGGCGTCGTGGGCGGTGACCGGTCGCTGGCGCGAGGAGTATGACGTGATGGACACCGGGCGCGCCGACGAGCTGCTGCGCACCATGGGCGTCTCGCAGCTGGCGGACCGGCGCTTCTCCACGCTCAGCGAGGGTGAGCGCAAACGTGTGCAGATCGCGCGTGCCCTGATGACCGACCCCGAGCTGATGCTGCTCGACGAGCCGGCTGCGGGCCTGGATCTGCGTGGCCGCGAGGAGCTCGTCGGTCGCCTCTCGGTCCTCGCGCTCGACCTCGAGTCTCCCGCGATGGTCCTGGTGACCCACCACGTGGAGGAGATCCCGCCCGGGTTCACCGACATCCTGATGCTGCGGGAGGGCAGGATCGTGGCCGCCGGGCCGCTCGAGGTGACTCTCACCGCGGAGAACCTGTCCACGACCTTCGACCTGCCCCTCGTGGTGGAGAAGCACGGAGAGCGCTGGCTGGCGCGCGCCGCATGA
- a CDS encoding cyanophycinase: MSTHNGSVPGSAEPSSQEHTRRTLLVIGGAEDKRRRTLVLKRFVELAGGREARIVVIPTASSMAEEAFDVYQSVFGRLRSREVSLVNPQTRLETSEPSLAEAIDNATGVFVTGGNQLKLGQLIVGTPLHEAITRAYHRGAVISGTSAGASVLSQFMISMGEEGVAPRQRVSQLSAGLGLLPGVILDQHFGQRTRYARLLSLVAASPSLLGVGIDEDTAAEIVDERSMTVVGSGAVYVVDARAAVSDAHEARHAAPLMVSGAVVHSLPYGAHFDLGAAQLLDFQEMHPEVAVVTSPTDAHDTANAAAALRR; encoded by the coding sequence ATGTCCACGCACAACGGTTCCGTGCCGGGCTCCGCCGAGCCGTCATCCCAGGAGCACACTCGCCGGACCCTCCTTGTCATCGGTGGCGCCGAGGACAAACGCCGGCGCACCCTGGTGCTCAAGCGGTTTGTCGAGCTCGCCGGCGGACGGGAGGCCCGGATCGTGGTCATCCCCACCGCCTCCTCGATGGCCGAGGAGGCTTTTGACGTCTATCAGTCGGTCTTCGGGCGACTGCGCTCCCGCGAGGTCTCACTGGTCAACCCGCAGACCCGCCTCGAGACCAGCGAGCCGTCCCTCGCCGAGGCGATCGACAACGCCACCGGGGTCTTCGTCACCGGCGGCAACCAGCTCAAGCTCGGTCAGCTCATCGTCGGCACCCCTCTCCACGAAGCGATCACCCGCGCCTACCACCGCGGAGCGGTCATCTCCGGCACCTCCGCGGGAGCCTCGGTCCTGAGCCAGTTCATGATCTCGATGGGCGAGGAGGGCGTGGCACCACGACAGCGGGTCTCGCAGCTCAGCGCCGGCCTCGGCCTGCTGCCTGGCGTCATCCTCGACCAGCACTTCGGCCAGCGCACCCGTTATGCGCGGCTGCTGTCCCTGGTGGCTGCCTCACCCAGTCTGCTGGGAGTCGGCATCGACGAGGACACCGCAGCTGAGATCGTCGACGAGCGCTCCATGACGGTCGTCGGCTCCGGCGCCGTCTATGTAGTGGACGCCCGCGCCGCCGTCAGCGACGCGCACGAGGCGCGACACGCCGCTCCGCTCATGGTGTCCGGAGCCGTGGTCCACTCACTGCCCTACGGTGCGCACTTCGATCTCGGCGCGGCCCAGCTCCTCGACTTCCAGGAGATGCACCCCGAGGTGGCTGTGGTCACCTCCCCCACTGACGCGCACGACACCGCCAACGCAGCCGCCGCGCTGCGCCGCTGA
- a CDS encoding MBL fold metallo-hydrolase: MLLDIHGARGSMPVGTAEFARYGGDTTCYSLHHDEGDLVTIIDAGTGLRLLVPQISKPGTTVTIVLTHYHWDHIQGLSMCAPMWQGDLSLRIIGPGDVAGAVSGAISPPWFPVPIADMKIEFVSAPESFHIGEVEVTTFPLNHPQGGLGYRFNHDGRSVVVATDHEAGTDADQALVRRSEGADMLVHDAQYLPSEIESKRGWGHSTWEQAVAMASQAGAGQLLMASHDPSRSDAAVDDLVARSVDLFPQAAGASCADRFSL, from the coding sequence ATGCTTCTCGACATTCACGGTGCTCGTGGTTCGATGCCGGTGGGGACAGCGGAGTTCGCGCGCTACGGCGGTGACACCACCTGCTACTCGTTGCACCACGACGAGGGCGACCTGGTGACGATCATCGACGCGGGCACCGGCTTGCGGCTGCTGGTGCCACAGATCTCGAAGCCCGGGACCACCGTGACGATCGTCCTGACCCACTACCACTGGGACCACATCCAGGGGCTGTCCATGTGCGCCCCGATGTGGCAGGGCGACCTCTCCCTGCGGATCATCGGCCCGGGTGACGTGGCGGGTGCGGTGTCAGGAGCCATCAGCCCACCGTGGTTCCCGGTGCCGATCGCGGACATGAAGATCGAGTTCGTCAGCGCCCCGGAGTCGTTCCACATCGGCGAGGTCGAGGTCACGACCTTCCCGCTCAACCACCCCCAGGGCGGGCTGGGTTATCGGTTCAACCACGACGGCCGCTCCGTGGTCGTGGCCACCGACCACGAGGCCGGCACCGACGCGGACCAGGCGCTGGTCCGCCGGTCAGAGGGGGCCGACATGCTCGTCCACGACGCGCAGTATCTCCCCAGTGAGATCGAGTCCAAGCGCGGCTGGGGCCACAGCACGTGGGAGCAGGCTGTCGCGATGGCCAGCCAGGCAGGCGCGGGACAGCTGCTCATGGCCAGCCACGACCCGTCGCGCTCGGATGCGGCCGTGGACGATCTCGTCGCCCGGAGCGTGGACCTCTTCCCGCAGGCAGCCGGTGCCAGCTGCGCCGACCGCTTCTCCCTCTGA
- a CDS encoding TrmH family RNA methyltransferase produces MTRPDLPAGVTWVDSADDERVRDYVGLTDVALRRVLEPARGLYLAESAKVITRALDAGHQLRSLLLTPRWVTDLADLVQRALSEGVPVYVMDPAVTQEVTGFRVHRGAMAAMQRPVLPTVAAVLAGASRVAVLEDIVDHTNVGAVFRSAAALGVDAVLVTPHCADPLYRRSVRVSMGTVFQVPWTRIEPWPAGMDTLREAGFTVAALALREDGVELGALAAAPPQRLALVLGTEGDGLGARTIAEADLAVRIPMTGGVDSLNVAAASAVAFWALQCQLTTETGELPHDGGFQV; encoded by the coding sequence ATGACGAGGCCCGACCTCCCCGCCGGCGTCACCTGGGTCGACAGCGCTGACGACGAGCGCGTGCGCGACTACGTCGGGCTGACCGACGTGGCCCTGCGCCGCGTGCTCGAGCCGGCACGTGGTCTCTATCTGGCCGAGTCCGCCAAGGTCATCACGCGCGCACTAGACGCTGGCCACCAGCTCCGCTCACTCCTGCTCACCCCGCGCTGGGTCACCGACCTGGCCGACCTGGTGCAGCGTGCGCTCTCCGAGGGGGTTCCCGTCTATGTCATGGACCCCGCGGTGACGCAGGAGGTCACCGGGTTCCGGGTGCACCGCGGTGCCATGGCCGCGATGCAGCGCCCGGTCCTGCCGACGGTCGCCGCGGTCCTTGCCGGTGCCAGTCGCGTGGCGGTGCTGGAGGACATCGTCGACCACACCAACGTCGGAGCCGTCTTCCGCTCAGCCGCGGCCCTCGGTGTCGACGCCGTGCTCGTCACCCCACACTGCGCAGACCCGCTCTATCGCCGGTCGGTGCGCGTCTCGATGGGCACCGTCTTCCAGGTCCCCTGGACCCGCATCGAACCGTGGCCCGCGGGGATGGACACCCTCCGGGAAGCTGGCTTCACGGTGGCTGCCCTGGCCCTGCGCGAGGACGGTGTGGAGCTCGGCGCCTTGGCCGCCGCCCCACCCCAGAGACTGGCCCTGGTGCTCGGGACCGAGGGTGACGGACTGGGGGCGCGGACCATCGCGGAGGCCGATCTGGCAGTGCGTATCCCGATGACCGGGGGCGTGGACTCCCTCAACGTGGCCGCCGCGAGCGCGGTCGCGTTCTGGGCGCTGCAGTGCCAACTCACAACTGAGACCGGAGAACTGCCCCACGACGGGGGCTTTCAGGTCTAG
- the cphA gene encoding cyanophycin synthetase, which yields MTKSPSPSAPAAPDLRIVEQRVYRGPNIWNYEQAIHLVVDLGVLEDYPSNTLPGFTDRLIEWLPGLQNHVCSRGKAGGFIERLREGTWVGHISEHLALQLQNEASHDLRRGKTRAVRGTPGHYNVIYAYVDERVGLAAGELAVRMINAGVAADESFDFETELDDFLRLAQRTAFGPSTSAILEEAVARDIPFIRLNNASLVQLGQGVHAQRIRATMTSKTGALAVDIAGDKSLTNTLLSSAGLPVPLSDTVRTEDGAVMVAKSIGYPVVVKPLDGNHGRGVGINLRNEAEVRAHFPVAAEQSRRAIMVVESFITGNDYRCLIVGGKMQAIAERVPAHVIGDGNHTVQELVEITNADPRRGVGHEKVLTRIALTEGSEALVRNQGFAMDDVPPEGTMVKLALTGNMSTGGISVDRTFDAHPENVEIAEEAARLIGLDVAGIDFICPDISAPVRETGGAICEVNAAPGFRMHTHPTVGEPQYIAKPVVDLLFPPGTPSRVPIVAVTGTNGKTTTSRMIAHIMKGLGHQVGMTSTDGIVIDERLVKRADASGPKSARMVLQNPRVDFAVMEVARGGILREGLGYDRNDVAVVTNVSADHLGLRGIDTLEQLAAVKRVVVEAVPRNGFAVLNADDPNVRDMRRHCSGSIVYFSMQPPGSPERQFIDTRLRRGGRAVVLEPTDRGEMIVIKHGRRSMQLAWTHLLPSTFGGAARFNIANAMAAAGAAFAVDVPLHDIRQGLRTFATNYYLSPGRLNMLDVKGISVVVDYCHNPAGMRALGEFVDNYATQKEASVDNARISRIGVIGGTGDRRDDDLAELGAVAARYFDVIVVREDDNPRGRPRGESAEHVLRGINECIAAGEARTRHVDTVLAEVDAVRHAMVLANPGDLVIAAVDKHARVLAELEEMSNSAYAGSRADEERTGDPDLDPVELNEAAAVSAEEARSDYTDLEPETAEPEELLPQT from the coding sequence ATGACGAAGTCCCCGAGCCCGAGCGCCCCGGCCGCGCCCGACCTGCGGATCGTCGAGCAGCGGGTCTATCGCGGTCCCAACATCTGGAACTACGAGCAGGCGATCCACCTCGTCGTGGACCTCGGGGTCCTTGAGGACTATCCCTCCAACACCCTCCCCGGGTTCACCGACCGTCTCATCGAGTGGCTGCCCGGGCTCCAGAACCACGTGTGCTCCCGGGGCAAGGCCGGCGGGTTCATCGAGCGGCTCCGGGAGGGCACCTGGGTCGGTCACATCAGTGAGCACCTGGCCCTCCAGCTGCAGAACGAGGCGAGCCACGACCTGCGCCGTGGCAAGACCCGTGCGGTCCGTGGCACACCTGGCCACTACAACGTCATCTATGCGTATGTCGACGAGCGGGTCGGTCTGGCCGCGGGCGAGCTCGCGGTCCGGATGATCAATGCTGGCGTCGCGGCGGACGAGTCCTTCGACTTCGAGACCGAGCTGGATGACTTCCTGCGACTGGCCCAGCGCACCGCGTTCGGTCCCTCGACCTCGGCGATCCTCGAGGAGGCCGTGGCACGCGACATCCCCTTCATCCGGCTCAACAACGCCTCGCTGGTGCAGCTCGGGCAGGGCGTGCACGCGCAGCGGATCCGCGCGACGATGACGTCCAAGACCGGCGCGCTAGCGGTCGACATCGCCGGCGACAAGTCGCTGACCAACACCCTGCTGTCCTCCGCCGGGCTGCCGGTGCCGCTCAGCGACACCGTCCGCACCGAGGACGGCGCCGTCATGGTCGCCAAGAGCATCGGCTACCCCGTCGTGGTCAAGCCCCTCGACGGCAACCACGGCCGCGGCGTCGGGATCAACCTGCGCAACGAGGCCGAGGTCCGCGCCCACTTCCCGGTCGCCGCGGAGCAGTCGCGACGCGCGATCATGGTGGTCGAGTCCTTCATCACCGGCAACGACTATCGCTGCCTGATCGTCGGCGGCAAGATGCAGGCCATCGCCGAGCGCGTGCCGGCCCACGTGATCGGCGACGGCAACCACACCGTCCAGGAGCTCGTGGAGATCACCAACGCCGACCCGCGACGAGGCGTCGGCCACGAGAAGGTGCTGACCCGCATCGCGCTCACCGAGGGCTCGGAGGCGCTGGTCCGCAACCAGGGCTTCGCGATGGACGACGTGCCCCCGGAGGGCACCATGGTCAAGCTCGCGCTGACCGGCAACATGTCCACCGGCGGCATCTCGGTCGACCGCACCTTCGACGCGCACCCGGAGAACGTCGAGATCGCCGAGGAGGCCGCCCGCCTGATCGGCCTGGACGTCGCCGGCATCGACTTCATCTGCCCCGACATCTCGGCACCGGTGCGCGAGACCGGAGGCGCGATCTGTGAGGTCAACGCGGCCCCCGGCTTCCGGATGCACACGCACCCGACGGTCGGTGAGCCGCAATACATCGCCAAGCCGGTGGTCGACCTGCTCTTCCCGCCCGGCACGCCCTCGCGCGTCCCGATCGTGGCGGTCACCGGCACCAACGGCAAGACCACGACGTCGCGGATGATCGCGCACATCATGAAGGGTCTCGGCCATCAGGTCGGCATGACCTCGACCGACGGCATCGTCATCGACGAACGTCTGGTCAAGCGTGCTGACGCCTCCGGACCGAAGTCGGCCCGCATGGTGCTGCAGAACCCCCGCGTCGACTTCGCCGTCATGGAGGTGGCCCGCGGCGGCATCCTGCGCGAGGGGCTCGGCTATGACCGCAACGATGTCGCGGTCGTCACCAATGTCAGCGCCGACCACCTGGGCCTGCGCGGCATCGACACCCTCGAGCAGCTGGCGGCAGTCAAGCGGGTCGTAGTCGAGGCGGTGCCTCGCAACGGCTTTGCCGTCCTCAATGCCGACGACCCCAACGTGCGCGACATGCGGCGGCACTGCAGCGGGAGCATCGTCTACTTCTCGATGCAACCTCCAGGCAGCCCGGAGCGGCAGTTCATCGACACACGCCTGCGACGGGGCGGCCGCGCCGTGGTCCTGGAGCCCACCGACCGTGGCGAGATGATCGTGATCAAGCACGGCCGCCGCTCGATGCAGCTCGCGTGGACCCACCTGCTCCCATCGACCTTCGGGGGTGCCGCCCGCTTCAACATCGCCAACGCGATGGCGGCGGCCGGGGCCGCCTTCGCCGTCGACGTGCCGCTGCACGACATACGACAGGGTCTGCGCACCTTCGCGACCAACTACTACCTCTCCCCCGGACGTCTCAACATGCTCGACGTCAAGGGCATCAGCGTGGTCGTGGACTACTGCCACAACCCGGCCGGCATGCGCGCCCTCGGCGAGTTCGTGGACAACTATGCGACCCAGAAGGAGGCCTCCGTCGACAACGCCCGGATCAGCAGGATCGGCGTCATCGGGGGCACCGGCGACCGTCGCGACGACGACCTGGCCGAGCTCGGTGCGGTGGCCGCGCGCTACTTCGACGTGATCGTCGTGCGCGAGGACGATAACCCCCGCGGACGGCCCCGCGGCGAGAGCGCCGAGCACGTCCTGCGCGGCATCAACGAGTGCATCGCTGCTGGCGAGGCACGCACCCGGCACGTCGACACCGTGCTGGCCGAGGTCGACGCGGTCCGCCACGCCATGGTGCTGGCCAACCCCGGTGACCTCGTCATCGCCGCGGTGGACAAGCACGCACGGGTGCTCGCCGAGCTGGAGGAGATGAGCAACTCGGCCTATGCCGGCTCACGCGCCGACGAGGAGCGCACCGGTGACCCGGACCTCGACCCCGTCGAGCTGAACGAGGCGGCGGCAGTGTCGGCCGAGGAGGCCCGCAGCGACTACACCGATCTCGAGCCGGAGACGGCCGAGCCGGAGGAGCTGCTCCCGCAGACCTGA
- a CDS encoding sulfite exporter TauE/SafE family protein — MSPLEVGAILLAGVWAGMINTIVGSGTLVTFPTLLFFGYPPVSANISNSLGLVAGGVSGAWGYRREVAPFLDLVKKLAPASLVGSVIGALLLLVLPESAFEAIVPVLIALALLLVVLGPRLSRWAASQHADELTTGRLVALIAGVLVAGAYGGYFGAAQGILLVGLMSVLLPVHIQAINGIKNLLGVIVNFTAAMVFVIVDPAQVNWTVVLLIAVGSFAGGFIGARVGRMMPAWLLRATIVVIGVVAIVVLLV, encoded by the coding sequence ATGAGTCCGCTGGAGGTCGGGGCGATCCTGCTCGCCGGCGTCTGGGCCGGCATGATCAACACCATCGTCGGCTCGGGCACACTCGTCACCTTCCCCACGCTGCTCTTCTTCGGCTATCCGCCGGTGTCCGCCAACATCTCCAACAGCCTGGGGCTAGTTGCCGGCGGCGTCTCAGGGGCGTGGGGTTATCGCCGCGAGGTGGCCCCGTTCCTGGACCTGGTCAAGAAGCTGGCGCCGGCCTCGCTGGTCGGGTCAGTCATCGGAGCCCTCCTGCTCCTGGTGCTGCCCGAGTCAGCCTTCGAGGCGATCGTCCCGGTGCTGATCGCCCTGGCCCTGCTCCTGGTGGTCCTCGGGCCTCGGTTGAGCCGGTGGGCGGCCAGCCAGCACGCCGACGAGCTGACCACCGGTCGCCTCGTCGCGCTCATCGCGGGGGTGCTGGTCGCAGGTGCCTATGGCGGCTATTTCGGTGCGGCGCAGGGGATCCTGCTGGTCGGCCTGATGAGTGTGCTGCTCCCGGTGCATATCCAGGCGATCAACGGCATCAAGAACCTCCTGGGCGTGATCGTCAACTTCACCGCAGCCATGGTCTTCGTCATTGTCGACCCAGCGCAGGTCAACTGGACGGTGGTCCTGCTCATCGCGGTCGGGTCCTTCGCCGGAGGGTTCATCGGCGCCCGGGTCGGCCGCATGATGCCGGCGTGGCTGTTGCGCGCCACGATCGTGGTGATCGGCGTGGTGGCCATCGTGGTGCTGCTCGTATGA
- the glgC gene encoding glucose-1-phosphate adenylyltransferase has protein sequence MVSRTGRLKVLAIVLAGGEGKRLMPLTADRAKPAVPFGGSYRLIDFALSNIVNSGCLKVVVLTQYKSHSLDAHITRTWRMSNLLGNYVAPVPAQQRMGKHWFAGSADAIYQSLNLVHDEKPDIIVVVGADHVYRMDFSQMIDQHIETKAGVTVAAIRQPLSLADQFGVIEVDDADPRRIGAFLEKPKSAKGLPDAPDEVLASMGNYVFDADVLERAVREDSDLEDSAHDMGGDIVPAFVDRGEGYVYDFKDNDIPGATDRDRGYWRDVGTIDSYYDAHMDLVSVHPIFNLYNDRWPIYTNYGSPPPAKFVHGSHDRVGHAVGSAVSPGVVISGATVADSVISPRVHVHSFSNVSRSVLLDNVEVGRSCQIHRAIIDKGVRVPSGVNIGIDHEEDRARGFTITDSGLVVVGKGTVIEG, from the coding sequence ATGGTCTCAAGAACGGGAAGGCTGAAGGTTCTCGCCATCGTGCTTGCGGGAGGTGAGGGCAAGCGACTCATGCCGCTGACTGCCGACCGGGCCAAGCCGGCCGTTCCGTTCGGGGGCAGCTATCGACTCATCGACTTCGCCCTGTCCAACATCGTCAACTCAGGGTGCCTCAAGGTCGTCGTCCTGACGCAGTACAAGTCCCACAGTCTCGACGCTCACATCACCCGCACGTGGCGCATGTCCAACCTCCTGGGCAACTACGTCGCTCCGGTCCCGGCGCAGCAGCGGATGGGCAAGCACTGGTTCGCGGGCAGCGCCGACGCGATCTATCAGAGCCTGAACCTGGTGCACGACGAGAAGCCCGACATCATCGTCGTGGTCGGCGCCGACCACGTCTATCGCATGGACTTCTCGCAGATGATCGACCAGCACATCGAGACCAAGGCAGGGGTGACGGTGGCCGCGATCCGCCAGCCGCTGAGCCTGGCCGACCAGTTCGGCGTCATCGAGGTCGACGACGCCGACCCGCGCCGCATCGGTGCCTTCCTCGAGAAGCCGAAGTCAGCCAAGGGTCTGCCGGACGCCCCCGACGAGGTGCTCGCCTCCATGGGCAACTACGTCTTCGACGCCGACGTCCTCGAGCGGGCCGTCCGCGAGGACAGCGACCTCGAGGACTCCGCCCACGACATGGGCGGTGACATCGTCCCGGCCTTCGTCGACCGCGGCGAGGGCTATGTCTACGACTTCAAGGACAACGACATCCCCGGGGCGACGGACCGGGACCGCGGCTACTGGCGCGACGTCGGGACCATCGACTCCTACTACGACGCCCACATGGACCTGGTGTCCGTGCACCCGATCTTCAACCTCTACAACGACCGTTGGCCCATCTACACCAACTACGGCTCGCCGCCCCCGGCCAAGTTCGTGCACGGGTCGCACGACCGGGTGGGGCACGCCGTGGGCTCGGCCGTCTCGCCAGGCGTGGTCATCTCCGGCGCCACCGTGGCCGACTCGGTGATCTCACCAAGGGTGCACGTCCACTCCTTCAGCAACGTGTCCCGCTCGGTGCTGCTGGACAACGTCGAGGTCGGTCGCAGCTGTCAGATCCACCGGGCCATCATCGACAAGGGTGTGCGGGTCCCGTCCGGGGTCAACATCGGGATCGACCACGAGGAGGACCGCGCCCGGGGTTTCACCATCACCGACAGTGGCCTGGTCGTCGTCGGCAAGGGGACGGTGATCGAGGGGTGA
- the glgA gene encoding glycogen synthase has product MRIDILTREYPPNIYGGAGVHVAELTRALRELPDLTVSVRAFDEPVDEADTTGYPTPENLTSANAALKTLGVDVAMASDVVTEGADLVHSHTWYANMGGHLASLLGGIPHVISAHSLEPMRPWKAEQLGGGYRVSSWAEKTAYEAAAGVIAVSAGMRKDILASYPDIDPDRVHVVHNGIDSELWQRNTSAEARAAVQELGVDPDRPSVVFVGRITRQKGLPYLLRALAELPSEVQVVLLAGAPDTEEIKNEVIALVDQLRDGRGPGAGGVTWIGDMLPRDKVIAVLSHATVFLCPSVYEPLGIVNLEAMACGAAVVATATGGIPEVVVDGETGWLVPIDQVTDGTGTPTDPDTFVADLAAAINEAVSDPERAERMGAAGRARAVEHFSWSSIADRTLEVYRSVVDGWS; this is encoded by the coding sequence GTGCGCATCGACATCCTGACTCGTGAGTACCCACCCAACATCTATGGCGGAGCGGGTGTTCACGTGGCCGAGCTGACTCGTGCCCTGCGTGAGCTGCCCGACCTGACCGTCTCCGTGCGAGCTTTCGACGAACCGGTCGACGAGGCCGACACGACCGGCTATCCGACACCGGAGAACCTCACGTCGGCCAACGCCGCGCTGAAGACCCTCGGGGTCGATGTCGCGATGGCCTCCGACGTGGTGACCGAGGGCGCCGACCTGGTCCACTCCCACACCTGGTACGCCAACATGGGCGGCCACCTGGCCAGCCTGCTCGGCGGCATACCCCATGTCATCTCCGCCCACAGCCTGGAGCCGATGCGCCCGTGGAAGGCCGAGCAGCTGGGCGGCGGCTATCGGGTCAGTTCGTGGGCGGAGAAGACCGCCTATGAGGCGGCCGCCGGCGTGATCGCGGTGTCTGCGGGCATGCGCAAGGACATCCTGGCAAGCTATCCGGACATCGACCCAGACCGAGTCCACGTGGTGCACAACGGCATCGACTCCGAGCTCTGGCAGCGCAACACCTCGGCAGAGGCGCGTGCCGCGGTTCAGGAGCTGGGCGTGGACCCGGATCGCCCCAGCGTCGTCTTCGTGGGGCGCATCACCCGGCAGAAGGGCCTGCCCTATCTGCTCCGTGCGCTGGCCGAGCTGCCGTCCGAGGTCCAGGTCGTCCTCCTTGCGGGGGCGCCGGACACCGAGGAGATCAAGAACGAGGTCATCGCCCTGGTCGACCAGCTGCGCGACGGGCGCGGACCGGGCGCCGGGGGCGTGACCTGGATCGGCGACATGCTGCCCCGGGACAAGGTGATCGCGGTGCTCTCCCACGCCACTGTCTTCCTGTGCCCCTCCGTCTATGAGCCGCTGGGCATCGTCAACCTTGAGGCGATGGCCTGCGGAGCGGCCGTGGTCGCGACGGCGACCGGCGGGATCCCCGAGGTCGTCGTGGACGGGGAGACCGGGTGGCTGGTCCCCATCGACCAGGTCACCGACGGCACCGGCACACCGACCGACCCCGACACGTTCGTCGCCGACCTGGCGGCTGCCATCAATGAGGCGGTCTCGGACCCGGAGCGGGCCGAGCGGATGGGCGCGGCCGGACGAGCTCGCGCGGTGGAGCACTTCAGCTGGAGCTCGATCGCCGACCGCACCCTTGAGGTCTATCGCTCGGTGGTCGACGGCTGGTCCTGA